Proteins encoded within one genomic window of Bos indicus x Bos taurus breed Angus x Brahman F1 hybrid chromosome 18, Bos_hybrid_MaternalHap_v2.0, whole genome shotgun sequence:
- the LOC113875315 gene encoding F-box only protein 27-like, with protein sequence MCTSASRNWPVGVCSLKPEPKETPGPNQLPIEMLREVLSYLPPRMLIRHCRLVCRRWRDVVDDWDLWRSILPWKHPNLWPVIRTCLPPADNPGPCILGRFCERRPIGRNLLRSPRGLGGGSQKWTVLSREDDWTEEKENLEVMPRAYMQTSFLSSYRRYHKKQVLDLEKEGLWRELLDSGNIEICVSDWRNDRQGIDCIYQLTVHLLDANQAILDHFSPLPFPIRRGRNSVSSRASHVFSNIKKGVRFVSFERHIWDLEFRNEQYGVCLMNSTVFVRVCLP encoded by the exons ATGTGTACCTCAGCTTCCAGAAACTGGCCAGTCGGTGTTTGCTCTCTGAAGCCTGAACCCAAAGAGACGCCAGGCCCGAACCAACTGCCCATCGAGATGCTCCGGGAGGTGCTGAGCTACCTGCCTCCACGCATGCTGATCCGGCACTGCCGCCTGGTGTGCCGGCGCTGGCGAGACGTGGTGGATGACTGGGACCTGTGGCGGAGCATCCTGCCCTGGAAACACCCCAACCTGTGGCCTGTCATCCGCACCTGCTTGCCCCCTGCTGACAACCCAGGGCCCTGCATCCTGGGCCGCTTCTGTGAGCGCAGACCCATAGGACGCAACCTCCTCCGGAGCCCTCGTGGCCTAGGTG GAGGCTCCCAGAAATGGACCGTGCTGAGCCGTGAAGATGACTGGACGGAGGAGAAGGAAAACTTGGAGGTCATGCCAAGGGCCTATATGCAAACCAGCTTCCTGTCTTCCTACAG GAGGTATCACAAGAAGCAGGTGTTGGACCTGGAGAAGGAGGGTCTGTGGCGCGAACTCCTGGATAGTGGAAACATTGAGATCTGTGTCTCTGACTG GCGGAACGACCGACAAGGAATTGACTGCATATATCAGCTAACTGTCCATCTTCTAGATGCCAACCAGGCCATCCTGGACCATTTCTCTCCACTGCCTTTTCCCATCCGGCGTGGTAGAAACAGTGTCTCTTCTCGG GCCAGCCACGTGTTCTCCAACATCAAGAAGGGCGTTCGCTTTGTGTCTTTTGAACGCCACATCTGGGACTTGGAGTTCAGAAATGAGCAGTATGGAGTGTGTCTGATGAACTCCACTGTCTTCGTGCGGGTCTGTCTACCCTAA
- the LOC113875316 gene encoding F-box only protein 27-like gives MAEKIPATTGAAAWPGEDDLWASGGLPASVATPDMEPEEVLDLNRLPNELLQEVLSYLPPSTLLQQCRPVCRRWRDVVDGWDLWRSILPWKHPDLWPVIRTCLPPADDPGPCILGRFCERRPIGRNLLGDSQSSRGLGGSPGKGPCGSTLEDANGAGMGKTRGLYLDEWCQQKQVLDLEKEGLWRELLDSGNIEICVSDWWFDDRDADCLYRLIVQLLDANQVVLHHFSPLPFPSDRLGNGFFFEVNHVFSNLKKGVRFVSFEHWVRDFEFSCEQHGDYPLHPSVTVRVRQALPDHAFQALGPFAEPSQY, from the exons ATGGCTGAGAAAATTCCAGCCACCACTGGTG CGGCAGCCTGGCCTGGTGAGGACGACCTGTGGGCCTCTGGGGGCCTGCCTGCCAGTGTTGCCACTCCCGACATGGAACCCGAGGAGGTGTTGGACCTGAACCGACTGCCTAACGAGCTGCTCCAGGAGGTGCTGAGCTACCTGCCCCCAAGCACGCTGCTCCAGCAATGCCGCCCAGTGTGCCGGCGCTGGCGAGACGTGGTGGACGGCTGGGACCTGTGGCGGAGCATCCTGCCCTGGAAACACCCCGACCTGTGGCCCGTCATCCGCACCTGCCTGCCCCCTGCTGACGACCCCGGGCCCTGCATCCTGGGCCGCTTCTGCGAGCGCAGACCCATAGGACGCAACCTCCTCGGGGACTCTCAGAGCTCTCGAGGCCTAGGTGGGAGCCCAGGGAAGGGTCCTTGTGGGAGCACGTTGGAGGATGCGAACGGGGCAGGCATGGGAAAGACGAGAGGCCTGTACCTGGACGA GTGGTGTCAACAGAAGCAGGTGTTGGACCTGGAGAAGGAGGGTCTGTGGCGGGAACTCCTGGATAGTGGAAACATTGAGATCTGTGTCTCCGACTG GTGGTTCGATGACCGAGACGCTGACTGTTTATATCGTCTAATTGTCCAACTTTTAGATGCCAACCAGGTCGTCCTGCAtcacttctctcctttgccttttcccaGCGATCGGTTGGGCAACGGTTTCTTCTTTGAG GTCAACCACGTGTTCTCCAACCTCAAGAAAGGCGTCCGCTTTGTGTCTTTTGAACACTGGGTCCGGGACTTTGAGTTCTCGTGTGAGCAGCACGGAGACTATCCATTACACCCGAGTGTGACCGTGCGGGTCCGTCAGGCACTACCTGACCATGCCTTTCAGGCTCTGGGACCCTTTGCTGAGCCGTCTCAGTATTAG